The DNA window AATAGTCTGCCACCTGCTGCAGCAAAATCCAGTAGCCCGGCGGGAAGAAAGCCGCGCTGATCACGTCATCAACTGGCCGCACCGCTGTTGGCTCCAAACCCTCTGGCAATTGTTCCACCCAGCGTAGGGCGATCGCCCCCATCTGCTGCGCTCCAAAAGGCACGCTGAGGATATCTCCGGGTTTAATGCACAGCTCCGTTGGCACAGCGTAGGTATAGAGCCCTGGTGCGCCCGGACAGTCTACAAGGGCCTCAATCCAGCGGGAAGCTGCGCCATACTGGGCGACGGGTTCGGCAACGGTTGGCAAGGCGGCGATCGCCATCGGCATACAGACAGGATTGGTCATGACGAAACTCAGTCTTCCCCAGCATCCTACCGAATCTAGCGTGTTGTGGGACGCTAGAAAACCGTTCAATTGCGGATGATCTTCGGGTTAGACGGGCTGGGGCTGGGTGATCGCGATCCTAGAAACCTAGATTAGGTGTAGGCTGCTGTTAGGCAAAGCCGTGACGCACCGTCCCGTAACGCATGGATGACCACCACCTATCTATAAGAATTCTCCGCTCATACAGAGTGCCGTTAGGCGAAGCCGTAACGCACCGTCTCGCTCATCACGAACTTGTACTCAAGTTAGATCAGAATAGCCACTGAGCAGATCGAGCAGGAGTGGCAGAATAGGGTCGCTGGGAGCACGATAGCGGATGCGAGGATTGGCGGGCTGGGGCTGCAGACTGGTCAACAGCAGGCGATCGCAACTGTGGGTGAGCATGAGGTTGAGCCCCAGATGTTCACCACTGCCGCGAAAGTCAGTGCGTACACCAACCACTGGAATCCCCTTAGCATAGGCATAGCCCAGCTCAAAGCAACTACCTGAATCGGCATCCGTGCCATCTAAGATCACCACCATCAGCGCTGCGCCATCGATACCCCGGACGCAAATCTTGAAGAGTTCGTGGGGATCGGTCGTGCCAGCACATTCATCCTGGGGGAGATAGACGGAGTAGCCCGCTGCCCGCAACCCCATGGCGATCGCTGCATTGAAGTCAATTTCGGCGGCGGTGAACAGGGGCCCAGCAAAGTAAATCCATGGGGTGAGCGTGCTCATAGGCGATCGCTTATACCTTGATGTCTATCATGGCGTCCAGTTTAGCGCAGGATCCGGGTGCTTACGTTAAAACAACACCGGATAGGCTTATAGCTTATCTATGGTGGCATCCATCGTGATGTCTACAAATTAGTTTTATTAATTTCACTATCTTGGGCATAGCCTACATCTTATCTCGACTGTCCACCGCCTTAAGCGACGCGGGAATGGCAGACTAGCGCTATGCGCTACGCAATCATGGCTGTATTAATTAAAACATTGTACTTATTCTTGACCATGATCGCATGATCGATTGCCGATGTACTTGCATAAGAGGTATAGTTCGGTTTAAAAATATCTTAGAGATACAATCTAAATCAACATGGCTATCTCATCTCGTCTGTTGCTCTAGCTTGCTGACCTACCTAGAACTCTCCCTACCATAACCCTAGAACTATCTTGACAGGTATAACGGTATTGACTTCTAAATTCGGATAGCTCTACACCGTCTTCCTAAGCAGGATACTGTCGTTCTATATGCGGCATTTGGACTTGTCAAGCCTAGAAAAATCTATGCATCATCCCCCAGACCCATTTGAAATACCTATCGTTGGATAGATAGTCATTTGACACAATTTGTTGTATTGTTTAATACGATTTAACCAGACCTTAACTAGCCGATCATACATCGGGAGGACACTCGCATGAAATTCAAAATGATGTCTCTGGCCTTGATTGCAACCCTGGCAGCTACGCTTGGCGCTTGCGCAACCGAAGAGACTGCTCCTGCTCCTGAAACCACCGAAGAAGCTGCTCCTGAAACCACTGAAGAAGCTGCTCCTGAGGCTGAGGGAGAAGAGATGGAAGAAGAGATGGAAGAAGGCGCTGAGGAAGGTGCTGAGGAAGCTCCTGCTCAGTAATCGTTGTCATCACGGATCGATCGTGATCTAAGTGATGAGTCTAGACCACGGTCTACTCCTCACCCATGTTGCCAACAGATTCCTATCCATCAAAGGATCTGTTAGGCACGTTTCTCGGGTCGTGCATCAACCTGACTTAATGTAGAACGTTATTCACGTTCTCCCTGAAGCATTCATATCCCTGGTAAAAACCAGCATTCATCCCCTGTTTAAGTTGTCCTAGAAAGAATGCGATCGCCCTGTATGGTCAGGCGATCGCATTTTTAATGGTGATGGAAGGGGTACTTAACCTGCCGCCGTGGGCTTGGGTTTATGGGTGGAGGCCACATGCAGTTCTTTGAGTTGCTTCAGGTCTACGCCAGACGGAGCTTCGGTGAGTAAGCAGCGGGCCTGCT is part of the Candidatus Obscuribacterales bacterium genome and encodes:
- a CDS encoding nucleoside 2-deoxyribosyltransferase; this translates as MSTLTPWIYFAGPLFTAAEIDFNAAIAMGLRAAGYSVYLPQDECAGTTDPHELFKICVRGIDGAALMVVILDGTDADSGSCFELGYAYAKGIPVVGVRTDFRGSGEHLGLNLMLTHSCDRLLLTSLQPQPANPRIRYRAPSDPILPLLLDLLSGYSDLT